A region of Notolabrus celidotus isolate fNotCel1 chromosome 4, fNotCel1.pri, whole genome shotgun sequence DNA encodes the following proteins:
- the pcgf5b gene encoding polycomb group RING finger protein 5-B: MAATGRRYFVRDFNHFITCYLCRGYLIKPTTVTECLHTFCKSCIVQHFEDSNDCPRCGIQVHETNPLEMLRLDNTLEEIIFKLVPGLREKEEQQELEFWRKNQPKENGQAETLMCQRLRLPGVDDGDGDGDGGGDDDEDGGNDDYHRSDPQIAICLDCLRNTGQSGESTVSDLMKRFIRCSSRVTVGTIKKFLSLKLKLPSSYELDVLCNGEIMGRDHTLEFIYMTRWRLHGENTYPMVLEYRPRIDFG, translated from the exons ATGGCTGCTACAGGAAGGAGGTACTTTGTGAGAGACTTTAACCATTTCATCACCTGTTACCTGTGTAGAGGATACCTGATCAAACCGACCACAGTCACCGAGTGCCTGCACACCT tttgtaaGAGCTGcattgtgcagcactttgaggACAGCAATGACTGTCCTAGATGTGGCATTCAGGTCCACGAGACCAACCCCCTGGAGATGCTCAG GTTGGACAACACCCTGGAGGAGATCATTTTCAAGCTGGTGCCTGGCCTCAGAGAAA AGGAAGAACAGCAGGAACTGGAATTCTGGAGGAAGAACCAGCCCAAAGAAAACGGCCAAG cGGAAACCTTGATGTGTCAAAGGCTCAGGCTGCCAGGtgttgatgatggtgatggtgacggtgatggtggtggtgatgacGATGAGGATGGTGGCAATGACGACTACCACAGGAGTGACCCTCAGATAGCAATCTGCCTGGACTGCCTACGCAACACAGGACAGTCAGGAGAGAGCACTGTCTCG GATTTAATGAAGAGGTTCATTCGCTGCTCCAGTAGAGTCACCGTGGGAACAATTAAGAAGTTTCTCAGTCTTAAACTAAAGCTGCCCAGCTCTTACGAG CTTGATGTGCTGTGTAACGGAGAGATCATGGGCAGAGATCACACTCTGGAGTTCATCTACATGACCCGATGGAGGCTACATGGAGAGAAT